Below is a genomic region from Helianthus annuus cultivar XRQ/B chromosome 2, HanXRQr2.0-SUNRISE, whole genome shotgun sequence.
AAGGGCCAAGATGTTGAAACAGGTATCATCAGGTGTTTATGGCGATTCGTCATGGGTGCGTGGACCTGGCAGTTGTCACATCTCTTGATCTCCTCTGATGTTGTTTCATACATTCTAGGCCAATAGAATCCCACATTCATCGCCTTCGCCACTACTGTCCTTGTCCCGGAATGCATTCCACAAATCTCTTCATGTATTTCTCTGATCATATACTTAGCCTCTTCATTATCGACGCACTTCAGGGATGGGCCCAGGTATGACCTTCGGTAAAGTTCTCCATCAATCAACTCATATGTTAGGGCCTTGACTCTTACCTTCCTGGCTGCCCAGTCTCCCTCgggtagcattccatctttgagGAATCTTATAATGGGTGTCATCCATGTCTCTTGTGTGTTTTCAATCATAATCAACTCTTCTGTTCCGAGAGAGGGGGAGGTCAGGACTTCCACTTTGACTTCTCTTGCTAGGTGGTCGAACGCCACGGAATCCAGCTTGCTTAGGGCATCGGATTTCCTATTTCTCCCGCGAGGGATATAATCTAGATTGAAACTTCTAAAGGCCTCGGCTGTCTCTTTCACCTTTGCCACGTATTGAGCCATTATGCTGTCTTTAGCCTCATATTCCCCTTGGTATTGCTTGACCACTAACTGCGAGTCTGTACTGGCTTCCACATATTTTGCCTTCATATTTTTGGCTAGTCTCATTCCTGCCAAAagagcctcatattctgcagTGTTGTTGGTGTTCTCAAAGTCTAGCCTGATGGCGTAGGTCAGTTCAACTCCCTCGGGGCTGACCAGCGTTATGCCCACCTCACTACCTTCTTCGCTAGAGGCCCCGTCTGTGAGCAATTTCCATACTGCCTCGTCTTCCCTTTCTTTCTCTTCCCTCTCCAGGGCTTCCCATTTTAAGAGCTCTTTCTCCTCATCCTCAGGGACCTCCGCTAAGAAATCAGCCAGTATTTGCCCCTTCATGGCTGTTCTAGATTTGAATTCTAAGGAGTGTTCTCCCAACTCTACTGCCCATTTAGCCAGCCGACCCGATAACTCCGGCCTCCTTAGCACTTTTTGGAGGGGTTGGTCTGTCAAAGACAAGACAAGAGGCATTCCTTATGTCCTTGGAAATATCTTCTAAGTCTCCGAGACGCAAAGACAAGAGCTAGAGCCAATTTCTCTAGGGGCATATAGCGTTCTTCGGGACCCTTGAGGGTCCTGCTGATGAAATATATCGGTATCTGCTTTCCCTCCCGTTCCACCATCATAACTGCACTTATGGTTGTTTTTGAGGCAGATAGATACAAGAGAAGATCCTCCCCAGGTACTAGGGTGGCTAAGGTTGGGAGATTGCAGATGTAATCTTTCATTTCTTGAAAAGCAGCCTCCGCCTCCGAAGTCCACTTAAACCTGTCCGTCTAGAGGCATTCCTTCAGTACCTTCATGAAGGGAAGGGTCCTGTCGGCTACCTTTGATAGGAAGCGGTTCAAGGAGATTAGCCTCCCATTCAGCTGCTGGATGTCCTTCAGCGCCTGGGGGATCGCATTTCGGCTACAGCTTGAGTTTTTTCCAGATTAGCTTTGATTCCGCCCCTAGTAACCACTACTCCCAGGAATTTCCCTTCTTCTACCCCGAAGCAGCACTTCCCAGGGTTTAGCTTTATGTTTACATCTTGCATAGTTCGGATAGTTTCAGCTATATCATCTATCATGGCCATCTCGGTTAGGCTTTTTATAacaatgtcatcgacatacacttctAGGTTTCATCCCCGCTGCTCTCTGAAAAGGGTATTCATGAACCTTTGGTAGGTGGCTTCGGCATTTTTAAGCCCGAAGGGCATTTTGGTGTAGCAAAATGTCCCCTCATCTGTGATGAAGGCGGTCTTTTCTTCGTTTTCCATCGACATCTGTATTTGATGATATCCTTTGTAAGCATCCAAGAAGCACTTTAGGGGATACTGAGATAAGGAGTCCACTTGGACGTCTATCTCTAGGAGGGGGTAGCAATCCTTGGGGCATGCTTTTTTAGATCTTGaaagtcaatgcacatcctccACCCCTCGTCTTTCTTCTTGACCATGACCGGGTTAGCAACCCAAGATGGGTATTTCACTTCTCTTACTATTCCGGCTCTGAGCAGTTTCCTGATTTCTTCACAGGCGGCCCTCCTCTTACTAGGACCCATGCTTTGTTTCTTTTGCTTTACCGGTCTTGCCCAGGTGTATGTATTGAGTCGATGTTCAGTCAGGCTTCTTGGGATTCCTGTCATGTCTCCGTGCTGAAATGTGAAAACGTCTATATTGAGGAGGAGTAGCTCCTTGAGGGCACTCTTGCATTTGTCGCTCAGGTGGCTTCCTACCTTAACCGTCTGCTCTGAGAATCTGTCACAAAGGTCCCATTCTTCTACCCCGTCTTCCTGGGGCTTCTCAGATGCTTCTCCCTCAGAGACAGAAGATACTACCTCGTATGAAGATTTtacccaagccaagccttttgggG
It encodes:
- the LOC110944036 gene encoding uncharacterized protein LOC110944036 — protein: MPLVLSLTDQPLQKVLRRPELSGRLAKWAVELGEHSLEFKSRTAMKGQILADFLAEVPEDEEKELLKWEALEREEKEREDEAVWKLLTDGASSEEGSEVGITLVSPEGVELTYAIRLDFENTNNTAEYEALLAGMRLAKNMKAKYVEASTDSQLVVKQYQGEYEAKDSIMAQYVAKVKETAEAFRSFNLDYIPRGRNRKSDALSKLDSVAFDHLAREVKVEVLTSPSLGTEELIMIENTQETWMTPIIRFLKDGMLPEGDWAARKVRVKALTYELIDGELYRRSYLGPSLKCVDNEEAKYMIREIHEEICGMHSGTRTVVAKAMNVGFYWPRMYETTSEEIKRCDNCQVHAPMTNRHKHLMIPVSTSWPFQKWAIDIIRPFPKGPGGVKYVVVAIDYFTKWIEAKPLAKITREQTRRFVLDIIICRYGVPKELGVITASNLLESPSGHGASRCTYTKCLPPSPTPRAMD